The following proteins are encoded in a genomic region of Maribacter hydrothermalis:
- a CDS encoding TAT-variant-translocated molybdopterin oxidoreductase — protein sequence MASNKKYWKNEAELNPNDSIVEALKQNEFVEQIPVDDFLGDKETLSSTNTNRRDFLKYVGFSTAAASLAACEGPVVKSIPYVVLPENIVPGVANYYATTIANGFDFASILIKTREGRPIKVENNTLAKIGGSANARVQGSVLSLYDSTRLQGPISNGEAVEWDVLMSAVKAKMGGLKGSAKKVAILTQTYASPSTDRLMLDLVATNENVVHVTYDAISEDAALTAFENKYGERALADYDFEKAGLIVSFGADFLADWQGGGYDAGYSRGRVPKNGKMSRHVQFEANMSLTGANADKRVAMRPSAQKVVLAKLYGKLNGTSVGGNTSEYDVLVDSISTEIKKAGSNAVVVTGLDDVNAQAVVLAINEMLSSKVYDAAAPKYVRKGSVKAVNALIADMKAGRIGALLMDGVNPLYSLPNAADFKEGLEKVDLSVAFSTNWNETTEAVQYVGATNHYLESWGDIQIKKGHYSLMQPTIKELFDTKQFQTVVLELLGSEQTYYDYIKETWSSSVLNGASWNQALQDGVFSTETMVVNAEGAAQNVVATEDVTEDVTNVALASAVRSLVNTSIDGMELTLYSKVGMGDGQQASNPWLQEFPDPITRVSWDNYVTISKADAAELGVANVNVADGGMDGSYVKLTVNGVSLEQVPVVVQPGQAKGTVGLSFGYGKKVGLKEDMQTGVNAFVLYNDFNANQSVSVEKVAGNHEFACVQLHKTLMGRGDIIKETTLEIFNTKNHSEWNEVPMVSLDHQAVPATSVDLWDSFDRTIGHHFNMSIDLNACTGCGSCVIACHAENNVPVVGKAEVRKSRDMHWLRIDRYYSSEESFEGDNVKKDGFDGLFGDAGSLGGFGELEDPSANPQVAFQPVMCQHCNHAPCETVCPVAATSHGRQGQNQMAYNRCVGTRYCANNCPYKVRRFNWFLYNNNDEFDFHMNNDLGKMVLNPDVNVRSRGVIEKCSMCIQKTQKTILDAKRDGRVIEDGEFQTACSSACNNGAIVFGDVNDEKSKISELKASDRMYHLLEHVGTQPNVFYHVKVRNTNEA from the coding sequence ATGGCATCAAACAAAAAATATTGGAAAAACGAAGCGGAGTTAAATCCTAACGATTCCATTGTTGAGGCGCTAAAGCAGAACGAATTTGTAGAGCAGATTCCTGTGGATGATTTCTTGGGTGACAAGGAAACTTTGTCTTCTACAAATACAAATCGTAGAGATTTCTTGAAGTATGTCGGGTTTAGTACTGCGGCTGCTTCTTTAGCTGCATGTGAAGGACCGGTGGTAAAATCGATTCCTTATGTGGTTTTGCCAGAAAATATAGTTCCTGGGGTTGCAAACTACTATGCAACTACTATTGCTAATGGTTTTGACTTTGCAAGTATATTAATTAAAACTCGCGAAGGTCGTCCTATTAAGGTTGAGAATAATACCTTGGCTAAGATTGGTGGTTCTGCCAATGCAAGAGTTCAGGGTTCTGTTCTTTCCTTGTACGATAGTACAAGATTGCAAGGGCCAATTTCAAATGGTGAGGCAGTTGAGTGGGATGTCCTTATGTCTGCGGTTAAAGCTAAGATGGGTGGTCTTAAGGGTTCGGCTAAAAAAGTAGCTATACTTACGCAAACATATGCCAGTCCATCAACAGATCGTTTAATGTTAGACTTGGTTGCGACTAATGAAAATGTTGTTCATGTTACTTATGACGCGATTTCTGAAGATGCGGCTTTAACTGCATTTGAAAATAAATACGGCGAACGTGCTTTAGCTGATTATGATTTTGAAAAAGCTGGACTAATTGTTTCTTTCGGTGCAGATTTTCTTGCTGATTGGCAAGGTGGTGGTTATGATGCTGGATATTCTAGAGGTCGTGTGCCTAAGAATGGTAAGATGTCAAGACATGTGCAGTTTGAGGCAAATATGTCATTAACTGGCGCTAATGCAGATAAGCGTGTGGCTATGAGGCCAAGTGCGCAAAAAGTAGTTTTGGCAAAATTATATGGAAAATTAAATGGTACTTCTGTCGGTGGTAACACTTCGGAGTATGATGTATTGGTTGATTCCATTTCAACTGAAATAAAGAAAGCTGGTTCTAATGCGGTTGTTGTAACCGGTTTGGATGATGTTAATGCTCAAGCGGTTGTTTTAGCTATAAATGAAATGCTGTCTAGTAAGGTGTATGATGCTGCAGCTCCTAAGTATGTTAGAAAAGGTAGTGTAAAAGCGGTTAATGCGCTTATTGCCGATATGAAGGCTGGTAGAATAGGTGCCTTGTTGATGGATGGAGTTAATCCATTGTACTCTTTGCCTAACGCGGCAGACTTCAAAGAGGGTTTAGAAAAAGTTGATCTTTCTGTTGCTTTCTCTACTAACTGGAATGAGACTACCGAAGCAGTTCAATATGTGGGTGCAACAAACCATTATTTAGAATCTTGGGGGGATATTCAAATTAAAAAGGGGCATTATAGTTTAATGCAACCTACTATTAAAGAATTATTCGATACGAAACAGTTTCAGACCGTAGTTTTAGAACTACTTGGTAGTGAGCAAACGTATTATGATTATATCAAAGAAACTTGGTCTTCATCTGTCCTTAACGGAGCTAGTTGGAATCAGGCATTGCAAGATGGTGTTTTCAGTACCGAAACAATGGTAGTGAATGCTGAAGGTGCAGCACAGAATGTAGTGGCAACTGAAGATGTCACAGAGGACGTAACTAATGTTGCTTTAGCTTCTGCTGTTCGTAGTTTGGTAAATACCTCTATCGATGGAATGGAGCTGACTTTATATTCTAAAGTTGGTATGGGAGATGGTCAGCAAGCAAGTAATCCTTGGTTGCAAGAGTTTCCTGATCCAATTACAAGAGTATCTTGGGACAACTATGTTACCATTTCTAAAGCAGATGCTGCTGAGTTAGGTGTAGCGAACGTAAATGTTGCCGATGGTGGTATGGATGGTAGTTATGTGAAACTTACCGTTAACGGTGTTAGCTTAGAGCAAGTGCCGGTTGTTGTTCAGCCAGGTCAAGCAAAAGGTACTGTAGGTCTTTCTTTTGGTTATGGAAAAAAAGTAGGACTGAAAGAAGATATGCAAACAGGGGTTAATGCTTTTGTATTGTATAACGATTTCAATGCTAATCAATCTGTAAGTGTTGAGAAAGTTGCGGGTAATCATGAGTTTGCTTGTGTTCAATTGCATAAAACCCTTATGGGTAGAGGAGATATCATAAAGGAAACTACATTAGAGATATTTAATACTAAAAATCATTCGGAATGGAATGAGGTTCCTATGGTTTCTTTAGATCATCAGGCGGTTCCAGCAACATCTGTTGATTTATGGGATAGTTTTGACCGTACTATAGGTCATCATTTTAATATGTCAATCGACTTAAACGCTTGTACTGGTTGTGGTTCTTGTGTTATCGCTTGTCATGCAGAAAACAACGTACCAGTAGTTGGCAAGGCCGAAGTAAGAAAATCAAGGGATATGCACTGGTTGCGTATCGATAGATATTACTCTTCAGAAGAATCATTTGAAGGTGATAATGTTAAGAAAGACGGTTTTGACGGGTTGTTTGGTGATGCAGGTTCTTTGGGTGGGTTTGGAGAATTAGAAGACCCTTCTGCCAATCCTCAGGTAGCTTTCCAGCCTGTAATGTGTCAACACTGTAATCATGCGCCATGTGAGACTGTTTGTCCTGTTGCGGCAACATCACACGGCAGACAAGGTCAAAATCAAATGGCTTATAATAGATGTGTAGGTACAAGATACTGTGCAAACAACTGTCCATATAAAGTACGTAGGTTTAACTGGTTCTTATATAATAATAATGATGAGTTCGATTTCCATATGAATAACGATTTGGGTAAAATGGTATTGAACCCAGATGTAAACGTTCGTTCTAGAGGTGTTATTGAGAAATGTTCTATGTGTATTCAAAAAACACAAAAGACTATTCTTGATGCCAAGAGAGACGGTCGTGTTATTGAAGATGGAGAATTCCAAACAGCTTGTTCTTCCGCATGTAATAATGGAGCCATTGTATTTGGTGATGTTAATGACGAGAAGAGTAAGATATCAGAATTAAAAGCGAGTGACCGTATGTACCACTTATTGGAACATGTAGGTACTCAACCAAATGTTTTCTATCACGTTAAGGTTAGAAACACCAACGAAGCATAA